Sequence from the Synechococcales cyanobacterium T60_A2020_003 genome:
GCTCACCCAACCTACGAGAGAATCAGGGTTGTGTGAGTTTTGTCAGTCAATCAGCCCTGCTGTTCCAGAGGGGCGATTCTATTTTTTGTAAGGTACACCCCCAATCAATAGTCGTAAGATACTCCTCAGCGATTTGCTAAGATTCTGGAATAAGGCGATCGCAAACCAGAGAACTATCCTATTGCTGGAGTCCGGAGTCTATGCGTAAACAGACGGTTCACTACACATCCCCATTAGATGCCTTAATAGCTGTTGCCAAACGTCTGAGTCTCTATGAAACCCAGCAAAACATGGATTCTGAGGAATTTTTTACCCAATATACTCAAGGATTGCTATCGGATGAGGCTCATTTTATAGAATGGGCAAATGACTACCGTCACTATCTTGCCCTACGCCAGGAACTAGAGCAACGACTCAAGCATGTTGCCTAACCGCCTATCTGATTACCTGAATCAAGTGGAGCAAGCCGTTCTCCAATGTAGCATTGGTTATGTTGAACGCTATGAAGAGGAACTTTTGACCCTAAACCGGGCTAACCTGAGGATTCGATTGCGATTCAATCAGACCCATCTGTTAGAAATTAATGAAGCGATCGTCATTTAATGAAGCGATCGTCATTTAATGAAGCGATCGTCATTACAGATAATCAGTTGGAATTTCTCGATTATCGCTACCACTTTCAGGACGAACAAAATCGCTTAATTTTCCGCTATGACAGCACCCCTCATTTTCCCAACCTTCCCAATTTTCCACATCACAAACACCTGCCTGATGCAGTGATTGCCTCTGAAAAACCTGAAATTATTCAAGTCTTGAAAGAAGCAACGGCAGTATTGGGGTAAGGGCGATCGCCCATGCCAATATGTACGTTAGCGAGTGAAGATTAGACTGCTGCTCTAGAGGGGCGATCGCCCCTTTTTAAGAAGCTGCTATCTCCACTGCCCGCTGACGAATCGCCGCCAAATTAATCACCAAGTTCTTCCGCAAATGCCGCTCAATCAGGCGAATGGGCATCAATCGTGTGGGCAAAACTATGACCCCGTAACTCAACTGCACGCCTGGATCAGGTGCGTCTAGAGGGGCGATCGCCCAATGGCCTACAAACGATTTGAAATCCCCTTCCACCATCGAAAAATCAATGCGATAGGGGAACTGTTCCACCATATCTAGCACTACACGGGCGCAAAACTTGAGCTTCAGAAAGCGTTCTGCTCCCACTTGCTCTAAGCGGACACAATCAGGCGACGGCGAAGCGATACAGCGACTTTCCTGCAGGTTGGGAATAAAATCAGCGAGATGATCATAATCCGTCAAAACCTGCCAAACCTTTTCTGCTGAACAGGGTACGTAGATAGTTGCCCCAATAAAGGTTTGCCGTCCGCCTAATCGTTCGGTGGTCACGTCTACCGCATCGAGCAATTCCGAATCCAGACCCGCTGGCACCTCGTCTGACCAATCATCTTCACCATCATCTGCTCCATCATCAAGGAGGGGCTCTTGGTCTAGTTCGGTGGGGTCAATCATCGTTCGCTCCTGATCCACTGAGTTTCCGGATGGCAATGCTGAGGCGTCCGATACTTATTTTGCCCTAATCCCATCGAAAACTAAGCGGTGGGGCGATCGCTCAATTCCAATCCCGATTAAAACAAATCACTGAGGCAACTTCGGGATAGCGACCGTAAAACAGGTATCCCAAGCCTCAGCAGAGGAGGCCGCATCTCCACTTAAGGGATGGCTGTCAACCGTAATCGTGCCATTGAGATGCTCCACTAATCCCTTCACCAAGACCAATCCTAACCCTGTACCGGGCACCGCCTGATCCGTTACCCCTTTTCCGCGCCGAAACTTGTCAAAAATGAGCGGCAGCTCTTCTGCGGAAATCCCTTTACCAATGTTGCGAATGGAAAAATATACCATCTCAGGTTCAGAAAATGGCACCGATTTCCGTTTTCTCTTGCCGATTTTCGGTGGATGAACGTCAGCGCTAATGGATACTGTTGTTCCTAGATGGGCGTATTTACAAGCATTGGACAGTAACTCTGTCAAAATGCGGGTTAGGCTGTCCTGATCTGTGTGCAACGTTAACGGAGACGCTGGGAGTTGCACGTCCGCCTGTAAATCCCGCTTTGCGAAGAGTTCATGCTGCGATTGGGTAAAGTCACGCATAAACTGGCAGGCTTCTACCGCTTGGGTTTCTAAACTAGTCGTGCCTGTTTCTAGCTTTTGGAGTGCCAGCAAATCATTAATCAGCTTTGTTTCTTGGACACACTGCTGCTCGAGGACATCAAGATACTTGTTGCGTCGTTCGGGTGAAAGTTCCGCTTCGCGCAGCATCCGAATCGCAAGCATCATGCTAGTCAGCGGCGTTCGCAGTTCGTGGCTCATGGTGCTAAGGAACTCGTCCTTCAGACGATTAAGCTCCTGAAGCTGCTGAATTTGCTGCCGTGTTTTGTTGTATAGCTTAGCTTGTACATCCAAACTACGCTGAAGCTGACTCGTACGCTCATCAACGAGGGACTGAACTTGTTGAAGGGTATGCGTTTGGATAATGGCGGTGCTGATTTGAGCTGCTACTAGGCGCACGAAGGAAAATTCTTCCGTTTGCCAAGGGCAAGGCTGATGATGTTGCACCACGAGATACCCCAA
This genomic interval carries:
- a CDS encoding SRPBCC family protein, with protein sequence MIDPTELDQEPLLDDGADDGEDDWSDEVPAGLDSELLDAVDVTTERLGGRQTFIGATIYVPCSAEKVWQVLTDYDHLADFIPNLQESRCIASPSPDCVRLEQVGAERFLKLKFCARVVLDMVEQFPYRIDFSMVEGDFKSFVGHWAIAPLDAPDPGVQLSYGVIVLPTRLMPIRLIERHLRKNLVINLAAIRQRAVEIAAS
- a CDS encoding HAMP domain-containing histidine kinase, whose protein sequence is MQLSSRLFQSVPAVSHIYPRLSRQSIYQQAHYQSLIDRLSGALRNAAGLDQIFQLAAEGIVSSLQVSRCFVVLLRYQNPLHKVKPHRKPTAKAIVTAIAPFACDIPAKPESKLTVVSSSDSPYAEFSEGTWLNHSFTLSDCQLCDLLLSGTNQAVVIPQLTNLDLDDRHHLWDGHTHHSPLFAEGRSPKPITLTPRQQALCSTSESVAPILDLDKMPALMMVPLEHQDSVLGYLVVQHHQPCPWQTEEFSFVRLVAAQISTAIIQTHTLQQVQSLVDERTSQLQRSLDVQAKLYNKTRQQIQQLQELNRLKDEFLSTMSHELRTPLTSMMLAIRMLREAELSPERRNKYLDVLEQQCVQETKLINDLLALQKLETGTTSLETQAVEACQFMRDFTQSQHELFAKRDLQADVQLPASPLTLHTDQDSLTRILTELLSNACKYAHLGTTVSISADVHPPKIGKRKRKSVPFSEPEMVYFSIRNIGKGISAEELPLIFDKFRRGKGVTDQAVPGTGLGLVLVKGLVEHLNGTITVDSHPLSGDAASSAEAWDTCFTVAIPKLPQ